The genomic segment CAGTAAGAGCTAAACGATATGCCAACTCCCCATTCGTTTGCCTTTCTGGCAAGCTCAGGCACCTGTTCTAGATTATCTTCCATAATTATTGTGTTCATAGTTATCTGCTGGTTAGGAAACCTCTTGCCAAGCTCCGGCATTAAATTGGAAAGCTTATCATAAAGTCCAGGTATTCCTCTGTATGTATCATGTTGTTTGTTAGGGAAATCCAGTGATATAGCAATCTGGTTTATTCCTGCATCAAAAAGCTCTTGGGCTTTATCTACAGTTAGAAGATCACCTTTGGTGACCATGGAGGTAAAAATAAAATAGGAGCATTCTTTTATTTGTCTTACTATATCAGGTAGATCTTTTCTAAGCATTGGTTCACCACCTGTAATAACTGCAACGAGCGGATCAATCTTCTTGATAACAGGACGGTAATCGTAAATACGCTCTTCATGACGGGTTTGCCAGTAGTCGCAAAAATCACATTTTGCATTGCAAAGCTTAGTAATTTCTAAATTTACTAACTTTGGCCTGCCTTTTGCTTTATTCTGAAAAAACTTTATTGCGCCTTTAAGGCTATCTTGTGGTGAAATCATTAGGGTATTTTATACATCACAATAAGCCTTTTATCAAGTAACAAAAGATAAAATTCATAAGAATATCAAAGATTATAAACACATAGTTAATATTGGGTCTCTATTTTATAGCATACGAAATATAGATAGCATATTGACTTGTGTTAGCGTTTTTAGTTTAATAAAAATAGAAGTGAAAATTACTTACTAAGGAATGATCTCACTTTGGGCAAAAAAACTATAGAGTTAGAAGTAGTTGTTTGCGATTATGTTGATGAGCACGGTGATCGGTGTTCTAACGAAGGCAACAGGGAGTCTATGAGAGTATGTTGTGTGTGCGGTATTGATGTATGCGACACACATTCTGATTTGAGCATTGTTACATCCAGGGTTTTAAATAATGATATGCTTGTTGCAGGTCAGCACCGCCATGTATTCCCATTATGTGTTGAGCATATGAATGATTTAATGAAATTAGTAGTTGAAACTTGCGGCGACAAATATGAAGTGCCGCCAAGTCACTACGGAGGCTACCCTGGAGCAACAGGAACTCCTGATGCAAAACCCATTTTCTTTAACAAGCCATCATATATCAAATAGCTAGATCTAGTTGACATTTCACTCAATATCATTTTACTAAAATATATGTCTAGAAAAGAAATTAAAATTACAGTAATCCAATGTGACCATACTCACGAAGACGGCACCAGGTGCGAAGTTCAGGGACAAAGAGAAGCTATAAGAA from the Thermodesulfobacteriota bacterium genome contains:
- a CDS encoding radical SAM protein; translation: MISPQDSLKGAIKFFQNKAKGRPKLVNLEITKLCNAKCDFCDYWQTRHEERIYDYRPVIKKIDPLVAVITGGEPMLRKDLPDIVRQIKECSYFIFTSMVTKGDLLTVDKAQELFDAGINQIAISLDFPNKQHDTYRGIPGLYDKLSNLMPELGKRFPNQQITMNTIIMEDNLEQVPELARKANEWGVGISFSSYCVMKTNNEEHSVHNEELQKVQNLVDELIQMRREMKGTILSTEYYLREIPRFFKTGGIPGCTAGISHIQVTPSGHLKRCSEMPVTAHYTEYKPDLYGKTNCDACWYSCRGETQTPANIRRALEYMGVWV